In one Arenibacter antarcticus genomic region, the following are encoded:
- a CDS encoding O-acetylhomoserine aminocarboxypropyltransferase/cysteine synthase family protein, giving the protein MSTQKFATNALHAGHDTKLTGGTRAVPIYQNTAYVFNNTDHAANLFNLSEPGFIYTRLNNPTNDILEKRLATLEGGIAGVVTATGTAAISTALLVLLKSGDHIVASSSLYGGTYNLLAVTLPRLGITTTFVDAGDEENFSKAIKDNTRAIFVESLGNPKLDVLDLKAISVVAKNAKIPFIVDNTVATSALVKPIEHGANIVIHSLTKYINGNGTAMGGVIVDAGTFDWSSGKFPEFTEPSPGYHGLVYHDVLGAAAFIAKVRIEGLRDLGAALSPFNAFQIIQGLETLEIRIKKHSENALELAKWLQDREEVAWVNYPGLPSSPYYKLAQQYLPKGQSGIVTFGVKGGYESAKKIVDETKLFSLLANIGDTKSLIIHPASTTHQQLDDKAQQTTGVTKDMVRLCVGLEDIEDIKADLEQAFAVLDKSVLS; this is encoded by the coding sequence ATGAGTACTCAAAAATTTGCTACCAACGCCTTGCACGCAGGACACGACACAAAATTAACAGGAGGGACTAGAGCGGTGCCAATTTACCAGAATACGGCCTATGTCTTCAACAATACAGATCATGCCGCAAATTTATTTAACTTATCCGAACCGGGATTTATCTATACTAGATTGAACAATCCTACCAACGATATCTTGGAAAAACGATTGGCCACTTTGGAAGGGGGAATTGCTGGGGTAGTTACCGCCACGGGAACTGCTGCTATTTCCACTGCATTATTGGTGCTGTTAAAATCTGGGGATCATATTGTAGCCTCAAGTAGTTTGTATGGGGGTACTTATAACCTATTGGCAGTAACGCTCCCAAGATTGGGAATCACTACTACTTTTGTAGATGCTGGGGATGAGGAAAACTTTAGCAAAGCCATAAAAGATAATACCCGTGCCATTTTTGTGGAATCTTTAGGGAATCCTAAATTGGACGTATTGGACTTAAAAGCCATTTCCGTGGTTGCTAAAAACGCCAAAATTCCATTTATCGTAGACAATACGGTTGCCACAAGTGCTTTGGTGAAACCAATAGAGCACGGAGCCAACATCGTGATCCACTCCCTTACAAAATACATTAACGGAAACGGTACAGCTATGGGAGGTGTCATTGTAGATGCCGGGACTTTTGATTGGAGCAGTGGTAAATTTCCTGAGTTTACGGAACCGTCACCGGGGTATCACGGATTGGTGTATCATGACGTTTTGGGTGCAGCAGCTTTTATCGCCAAAGTGAGGATAGAAGGATTAAGAGATCTTGGAGCTGCATTAAGTCCGTTCAATGCATTTCAAATAATCCAAGGATTGGAAACCTTGGAAATCAGAATCAAAAAGCATAGCGAAAATGCCTTAGAATTGGCAAAATGGCTTCAAGATAGGGAAGAAGTTGCTTGGGTGAATTATCCTGGACTTCCATCGAGCCCTTACTACAAGCTGGCACAACAATACCTTCCAAAAGGGCAAAGTGGTATAGTTACATTTGGAGTTAAAGGAGGATATGAATCGGCCAAAAAAATAGTGGACGAAACAAAACTATTTTCTCTTTTGGCAAATATTGGGGATACCAAGTCTTTAATTATCCATCCGGCAAGTACCACCCATCAACAATTGGATGACAAGGCACAACAAACAACAGGGGTAACCAAAGATATGGTACGCCTTTGTGTTGGATTGGAAGATATTGAAGATATCAAGGCAGATTTAGAGCAGGCATTCGCCGTTTTGGATAAATCGGTTTTGTCCTAA
- the metK gene encoding methionine adenosyltransferase — MAYLFTSESVSEGHPDKIADQISDALLDNFLAFDSDSKVACETLVTTGQVVLAGEVKSRTYLDVQQIARDVINRIGYTNGDYKFSGDSCGVISLIHEQSKDINQGVDRGSKEEQGAGDQGMMFGYATKETDNYMPLALDISHKILQVLAQLRRENTQIDYLRPDAKAQVTIEYSDDNVPQRIDTIVVSTQHDEFDADDEVMLAKIKKDIVSILIPRVMEQMPENIQKLFDDKIKYHINPTGKFVIGGPHGDTGLTGRKIIVDTYGGKGAHGGGAFSGKDPSKVDRSAAYAARHAAKNLVAAGVADEMLVQVSYAIGVVEPTSIFVDTYGTSKVGLSDGEIAGKVAQLFDMRPFAIEERLKLRNPIYLETAAYGHMGKESIKVTKVFESPYNGRVEKEVELFTWEKLDELDKVKKAFNL; from the coding sequence ATGGCATATTTATTTACTTCAGAATCGGTCAGTGAAGGACATCCTGACAAAATCGCAGACCAGATAAGTGATGCACTTTTAGATAATTTTTTGGCCTTCGATTCGGATAGCAAGGTAGCTTGTGAAACTTTAGTGACCACAGGTCAGGTGGTATTGGCCGGGGAAGTCAAGAGTCGCACTTATTTAGATGTTCAGCAAATTGCTAGGGACGTCATCAATAGAATTGGTTATACCAATGGCGATTATAAATTTAGCGGCGATTCTTGTGGGGTTATTTCCTTGATCCATGAACAATCCAAAGATATCAATCAGGGTGTAGATAGGGGCTCTAAAGAAGAACAGGGAGCCGGTGACCAAGGGATGATGTTTGGATATGCTACTAAGGAAACCGACAATTACATGCCATTGGCTCTGGATATTTCTCATAAAATCTTACAGGTTTTGGCCCAATTAAGACGGGAAAATACACAGATCGATTATCTAAGACCTGATGCAAAAGCCCAAGTTACCATTGAATATTCCGATGATAATGTGCCGCAGCGGATAGATACTATTGTGGTTTCTACCCAGCACGATGAGTTTGATGCGGACGATGAGGTGATGTTGGCTAAAATTAAAAAGGACATTGTTTCCATTTTAATTCCGAGGGTAATGGAACAAATGCCGGAAAATATCCAGAAATTATTTGATGATAAAATAAAATATCATATAAATCCAACGGGGAAATTTGTCATTGGAGGTCCACATGGCGATACCGGTCTTACTGGTAGAAAAATCATTGTGGATACGTATGGTGGAAAAGGTGCCCACGGTGGAGGCGCGTTTAGTGGTAAGGATCCAAGTAAGGTAGATCGTAGTGCTGCCTATGCGGCAAGACATGCGGCCAAAAACTTGGTGGCTGCAGGTGTTGCGGATGAGATGTTGGTGCAGGTGAGCTACGCCATTGGTGTGGTAGAACCTACCTCTATATTTGTGGATACCTATGGTACTTCAAAAGTTGGTTTAAGCGATGGGGAGATTGCCGGAAAAGTGGCTCAATTGTTTGATATGCGACCATTTGCCATAGAAGAACGACTAAAACTGAGAAATCCGATTTATTTGGAAACCGCTGCCTATGGCCATATGGGAAAAGAATCCATCAAAGTGACCAAAGTATTCGAATCCCCTTATAATGGGAGAGTGGAAAAGGAAGTAGAATTGTTTACATGGGAAAAATTGGATGAATTAGATAAAGTAAAAAAAGCATTTAATCTATAA
- a CDS encoding TonB-dependent receptor, with protein MYKKTCFSVVVVFCIFLSAFGQEITLTGTVKDTTGLGVDMANVIAINSDTQVLEAYGITNHNGLYKLSLKVGSNFKIRVSYLGFKTEEFAFTVPSGNVEKDVVLYEQTNELDGVEVTYEMPISVRGDTIVYNTDSFLTGTEKKLKDVLANLPGVAINEDGQIEVEGKRVTKVMVEGKDFFDGDSKLASENIPANALDKIEVLRNYNEVSQMKGLTNDTDNVAINIKLKEGKKRFWFGEITAGYGTEDSYLAHPKLFYYSPDYSINIITDLNNIGEAPFNRRDYQNFTGGFRNLGSGSGSAIDIGGDGLGLSNLQNNRAKELDTKFAAVNFSYSPKENWDLSGFAIYSYTATLMENQTRRVYISSNETEDAARATDQTVHLGLVKFSSLYKPHDRLQIDYDVLLKQSDDKEMENVRSISNVTDEITEKKKQKPTSVSQNANLYYTSLDSKHIFALEAQYIYQDEDPFYNAVRDNFAFGDIFPVDQDQSSYNLNQSKNTITNKVDAKLDYYWVTGLKSNVNLTLGTTQSHQNFNSNIFQILDGGDGLDFTEDEFNNEVAYSISDLYMGVHYKVISGIFTFNPGVTLHQYGTKNKQLGTSVSDNLTALLPDLYINAQLKKSENIRFNYRVTRSFTDVNKFAGAFVLNNYNSVYSGNRDLESALNHNLSLNFFSFNMFNLTNIFGNLTYTKRMDALKSASEIIGINTVGTTINSNLEDQSLSANGRYQRTYGKIKASVGANIYWSTTNNLVDMQPRKSESFTQNYSSSLATNLKNAPNLELGYRYTINNYDNGGRATTYFTNRPFAKLDATLLKSFIFTLDYDYYNYSDKENTIENTYSFLEGNLSYQKKSSPWEFGVKGTNLLDTKTLDRDSTNELFFTTSSYFIQPRYVLFTVKYDL; from the coding sequence ATGTACAAAAAAACTTGTTTTTCAGTAGTTGTGGTTTTTTGCATTTTTTTATCGGCCTTTGGGCAAGAAATAACATTGACGGGAACCGTTAAGGATACTACTGGATTGGGAGTCGATATGGCGAACGTTATCGCTATAAACTCCGATACCCAAGTATTGGAAGCCTATGGGATTACCAATCATAACGGGCTGTATAAACTGTCCTTAAAAGTGGGTTCAAATTTTAAGATCCGCGTTTCCTATTTGGGGTTTAAAACGGAGGAATTCGCCTTTACGGTGCCATCAGGGAATGTAGAAAAGGACGTTGTGCTATACGAGCAAACCAATGAATTGGACGGGGTAGAGGTTACCTATGAGATGCCAATTTCGGTAAGAGGGGATACCATAGTCTATAATACGGATTCCTTTCTTACGGGGACAGAGAAAAAACTGAAGGACGTGCTCGCAAATTTACCAGGAGTAGCAATAAATGAAGATGGACAAATAGAGGTGGAGGGGAAAAGGGTGACCAAAGTAATGGTAGAGGGAAAGGATTTTTTTGATGGAGATTCCAAACTGGCGTCAGAAAATATCCCAGCCAATGCATTGGATAAAATAGAGGTGTTGAGAAATTATAACGAGGTGTCGCAAATGAAGGGCCTAACCAACGATACGGATAATGTAGCCATAAATATAAAATTAAAAGAAGGAAAGAAGCGGTTTTGGTTTGGGGAAATTACAGCGGGTTATGGAACGGAGGATAGTTATTTGGCGCATCCAAAGTTATTCTATTACAGTCCGGATTACAGTATCAATATAATAACCGATTTAAATAATATTGGAGAGGCGCCCTTTAACCGAAGGGATTACCAGAATTTTACCGGCGGATTTCGGAACCTAGGCAGTGGTAGTGGAAGCGCTATTGATATTGGGGGTGATGGATTGGGTTTGTCGAACCTACAAAACAACAGGGCAAAGGAACTAGACACTAAATTTGCGGCTGTAAATTTTAGTTATTCCCCAAAGGAAAACTGGGATTTAAGCGGATTTGCAATTTATTCCTATACAGCGACTTTAATGGAGAACCAAACTCGAAGAGTGTACATATCCTCCAACGAAACAGAAGATGCTGCAAGGGCAACAGATCAGACCGTGCACTTGGGATTGGTAAAGTTTAGCTCCCTATACAAGCCACATGATAGACTTCAAATTGATTATGATGTGCTTTTAAAGCAATCCGATGACAAGGAGATGGAAAATGTACGTTCTATTTCCAACGTCACCGATGAAATCACAGAAAAAAAGAAACAGAAACCTACATCTGTTAGTCAGAATGCCAATCTGTATTACACCTCTTTAGATTCGAAACATATCTTTGCCTTAGAGGCACAATATATTTATCAGGATGAAGATCCTTTTTATAATGCGGTACGAGATAATTTTGCGTTTGGGGATATTTTTCCCGTAGACCAAGATCAATCTAGTTACAATTTAAATCAGTCCAAAAATACCATTACCAATAAAGTGGATGCCAAGCTCGATTATTATTGGGTTACCGGCCTTAAAAGTAATGTAAACCTTACTTTGGGAACTACTCAAAGCCATCAGAACTTTAATTCTAATATTTTCCAGATATTGGATGGAGGTGATGGGTTAGATTTTACGGAGGATGAATTTAACAATGAGGTGGCTTATAGCATTTCGGATCTATATATGGGAGTGCATTATAAGGTAATATCTGGGATCTTTACTTTTAATCCAGGGGTTACCTTGCATCAATACGGAACTAAAAATAAGCAGTTGGGAACCTCCGTATCGGACAATTTAACTGCTCTGCTGCCTGATTTGTATATTAACGCACAGCTTAAGAAATCGGAAAACATAAGGTTTAACTACAGGGTTACTCGGTCTTTTACGGATGTGAATAAATTTGCAGGAGCATTTGTTTTAAATAACTACAATTCTGTTTATTCTGGAAATAGAGATTTGGAAAGTGCCCTAAACCATAATCTCTCTTTAAATTTCTTTAGTTTTAACATGTTTAATCTCACCAATATTTTTGGAAACCTCACCTATACCAAAAGAATGGATGCCCTTAAAAGTGCATCGGAGATTATTGGAATAAATACGGTTGGCACCACCATAAATTCTAATTTGGAAGACCAGTCCCTTAGTGCTAATGGGAGGTATCAGCGTACTTATGGGAAGATAAAGGCATCGGTAGGGGCTAATATTTATTGGTCTACCACCAATAATTTGGTAGATATGCAACCAAGGAAATCGGAATCTTTTACGCAGAATTATTCCTCGTCCTTGGCAACCAACCTTAAAAATGCTCCTAATTTGGAATTGGGGTATAGGTACACCATCAACAATTATGATAATGGAGGACGGGCCACTACCTATTTTACCAATAGGCCTTTTGCCAAACTTGATGCTACCTTGCTGAAAAGTTTTATTTTCACCTTGGATTATGATTACTATAACTATAGTGACAAGGAAAATACCATTGAGAACACCTATAGTTTTTTGGAGGGTAATTTATCCTATCAGAAAAAAAGCAGTCCTTGGGAATTTGGAGTCAAGGGAACAAACCTTTTAGATACAAAAACTTTGGATAGAGATAGTACTAATGAACTGTTTTTTACCACCTCTTCCTATTTTATCCAGCCGCGATATGTGCTGTTTACTGTAAAATATGATCTGTAG
- a CDS encoding GLPGLI family protein, giving the protein MKVLSFLPLLLFAFHFGVHSQDFQGEATYFSKTTVDMDLDGRQIPEDRKKQIMERIKQANERTNILTFDKSTSIYKEEERLEQPGSGRGGMRFGMMGGAGGDYYKDVKEGRYLVKNELLGKVFLVEDELPKLEWKLGGETKQIGNYMAYKATALKTIKRPNMRAAFRRGNDNTENKEEAFLEKEVEVVAWYTLDIPVNQGPGEYWGLPGLILEVSDDVTITLCTKIVLNPTERKEIKAPTGGKKVTQEEYDKISKEKMSEMRDNFRRGNGNRGGRRQ; this is encoded by the coding sequence ATGAAGGTTTTATCTTTTTTGCCATTGCTACTGTTTGCGTTTCATTTTGGTGTCCATTCCCAAGACTTTCAGGGGGAGGCAACCTATTTCAGTAAAACTACGGTGGATATGGATTTGGATGGAAGACAGATTCCGGAGGATCGAAAAAAGCAAATAATGGAGCGCATTAAACAAGCCAATGAGCGAACAAATATTTTAACCTTTGATAAGTCTACCTCAATCTATAAGGAAGAAGAGCGTTTGGAGCAGCCAGGTAGCGGAAGGGGAGGCATGAGGTTTGGTATGATGGGCGGTGCAGGTGGAGATTATTACAAAGACGTGAAGGAAGGAAGGTATTTGGTGAAAAATGAGCTTTTGGGGAAGGTATTTTTGGTGGAGGATGAATTGCCCAAATTGGAATGGAAACTGGGAGGAGAAACAAAACAGATCGGGAATTATATGGCCTACAAAGCTACCGCCTTAAAAACGATTAAAAGACCAAACATGAGGGCTGCTTTTCGTAGGGGCAATGATAATACGGAAAATAAGGAAGAAGCATTTTTGGAAAAGGAAGTGGAAGTAGTGGCCTGGTATACGCTAGATATCCCAGTTAATCAAGGTCCAGGTGAATATTGGGGGCTTCCAGGCCTAATCTTGGAGGTAAGTGATGATGTTACCATAACCCTCTGTACGAAAATAGTGCTAAATCCAACAGAGAGGAAAGAAATTAAGGCCCCTACTGGAGGCAAGAAAGTGACGCAGGAGGAGTATGATAAGATTTCTAAGGAAAAGATGTCTGAAATGCGAGACAATTTCCGTCGAGGAAATGGGAACAGGGGAGGAAGGCGACAGTAG
- a CDS encoding deoxynucleoside kinase: MHIAVAGNIGAGKTTLTRLLSKHYKWEAQYEDVEDNPYLDDFYNQMERWSFNLQIYFLNNRYRQILQIRNSGKETIQDRTIYEDAHIFAPNLHAMGLMTNRDFKNYTSLFELMETLVQPPDLLIYLRSSIPNLVNQIHKRGREYENTISIEYLSRLNERYEAWAQSYKKGNLLVIDVDKLNFVDEPEDLGLVINKIDAEINGLF, from the coding sequence ATGCATATTGCTGTCGCTGGAAATATTGGAGCTGGTAAAACAACCTTGACCAGACTTTTGTCCAAACACTACAAATGGGAGGCTCAATATGAAGATGTTGAGGACAACCCCTATTTGGATGATTTTTACAATCAGATGGAACGTTGGAGTTTTAATCTCCAAATATATTTCCTTAATAATAGGTATAGGCAGATTTTGCAGATCAGAAATAGTGGCAAAGAAACCATCCAAGATCGTACTATTTACGAGGATGCCCATATTTTTGCGCCCAACCTACATGCAATGGGCTTAATGACCAATAGGGATTTTAAAAATTATACCAGTCTTTTTGAGTTGATGGAAACTTTGGTACAACCTCCAGATCTATTGATCTATTTAAGAAGTTCTATTCCCAATTTGGTAAACCAGATTCACAAAAGAGGAAGGGAATATGAGAACACAATTTCCATTGAATATCTAAGTAGGTTGAACGAACGATACGAAGCTTGGGCACAAAGCTATAAAAAAGGCAATCTTCTGGTAATAGATGTAGATAAACTAAACTTTGTGGACGAGCCGGAGGATCTCGGCTTGGTCATCAACAAAATCGACGCTGAGATAAACGGATTATTCTAG
- a CDS encoding App1 family protein translates to MGWFTTKDPLQIIAFQTYGTSRQLYIKGRALEDENIDLSKKNIFHLLINSWKRFETDVIGNAKLVLKLSNGLEYEFETDKEGYFLEKIQVEEHPFTCNEEGWLAYELSFLDTELKREIQLENRFPGEMLVPSATSDFGVISDIDDTILHTGLVSLLKWRVVYNTLFVTPGKRLPLAGAADFYHLLHRGASGKASNPIFYVSNSPWNLYRYLEFFLRNNNFPKGPILLRSLSSFFKRRKVETEESQSHKPREIMNILKNYPEVPFILIGDSGERDADIYMKIAQRFPDRVKAIYLRTVSHKKKMIRVKSLYADYKTVPVLLVADSDQAIAHAREHGFVR, encoded by the coding sequence ATGGGCTGGTTTACTACAAAAGATCCCTTGCAGATCATCGCTTTTCAGACCTATGGCACTTCTCGGCAATTGTATATAAAAGGTCGTGCGTTAGAAGATGAGAATATAGACCTTTCCAAAAAGAATATTTTTCATCTATTGATTAATTCATGGAAGCGATTTGAAACAGATGTAATTGGGAACGCCAAGCTGGTGCTGAAACTTTCTAATGGGTTGGAATACGAGTTTGAAACGGATAAGGAAGGTTATTTTTTGGAAAAAATCCAAGTTGAGGAGCATCCTTTTACATGTAATGAAGAAGGATGGTTGGCGTACGAACTTTCCTTTTTAGATACCGAACTGAAGAGGGAAATTCAGTTAGAAAACAGGTTCCCTGGTGAGATGTTGGTGCCCTCCGCTACTTCAGATTTTGGGGTTATCAGTGATATAGATGATACAATTTTGCATACGGGATTAGTTTCCCTATTAAAATGGCGGGTAGTGTACAATACATTGTTTGTAACTCCAGGGAAACGATTGCCCCTTGCCGGAGCTGCGGATTTTTACCACCTTTTGCATAGGGGGGCATCGGGAAAGGCTTCAAACCCTATCTTTTATGTGAGCAACAGCCCGTGGAACCTGTATCGCTACCTCGAATTTTTTCTAAGAAACAATAATTTTCCAAAAGGCCCTATTTTATTAAGGAGCCTAAGTTCTTTCTTTAAAAGACGCAAGGTGGAAACTGAGGAGAGCCAGTCCCACAAACCCCGTGAAATAATGAATATTCTTAAGAATTATCCGGAAGTGCCCTTTATTCTTATAGGAGATAGTGGGGAGCGTGATGCTGATATTTATATGAAAATTGCACAACGCTTTCCAGATAGGGTTAAAGCCATATATTTACGGACTGTGTCCCATAAAAAGAAGATGATTAGGGTTAAAAGCTTGTATGCAGATTATAAAACAGTGCCAGTGTTGTTGGTGGCTGATTCCGATCAGGCTATAGCACATGCTAGGGAGCATGGATTTGTCCGTTAG
- a CDS encoding MgtC/SapB family protein, producing MNYNDLVTLGIAFGLGLLVGLQRQKANDEMAGVRTFTLIGVLGVLSGFLTRDYGNPFILPVLGMAVTALLVIANFIKLKSIAQPDVGQTTEVAALLMFAIGAYLVMGDRVLGVIIGASMAVLLHLKDWLHDFINRLKDKDIAAIMTFVGISLVVLPILPNKTFGPYGVLNPQNIWLMITLIVGLSVLGYFIYKFVGKKVGIISNGVLGGLISSTATTVSYARKTADTAGIGKLAAFVITTASTIALARVMVEVIVVIPEKISVMLLPLISQFVLMALICVVLYYNITRDSTDEKMPEPSNPAQFRSALVFGLLYGLILLAVAFAKEEFGNEALYTVAIISGLTDVDAITLSLSQLIKGGALEVSTGWRLILLASLSNLIFKGILAAILGTRLLAKWIAYSFGVAVIVGICIIWLWPSTWHF from the coding sequence ATGAACTATAATGATCTAGTAACCCTGGGCATCGCTTTTGGATTGGGGCTCCTAGTGGGACTTCAACGTCAAAAGGCTAATGATGAAATGGCCGGTGTACGTACATTTACCTTAATCGGTGTGCTTGGGGTCCTTTCTGGATTTCTGACCAGAGATTATGGTAATCCATTCATATTGCCAGTTTTAGGGATGGCGGTAACCGCTCTTTTGGTAATCGCGAACTTTATAAAATTAAAATCGATTGCTCAACCAGATGTTGGGCAGACTACAGAGGTAGCGGCCTTATTGATGTTTGCCATTGGGGCATACCTAGTGATGGGCGATAGGGTTTTAGGGGTGATAATCGGAGCCTCCATGGCGGTATTGCTACACCTTAAGGACTGGCTCCATGATTTTATAAATCGATTAAAGGATAAGGATATTGCCGCCATAATGACTTTTGTGGGCATTTCTTTAGTGGTTCTGCCCATTTTGCCCAACAAGACTTTTGGACCCTATGGGGTGTTAAATCCACAGAATATCTGGTTGATGATAACCCTTATAGTGGGGCTAAGCGTATTGGGATATTTTATTTACAAGTTTGTTGGAAAAAAGGTCGGAATAATTTCTAACGGGGTCCTTGGAGGTTTAATCAGTAGTACAGCAACTACGGTGAGCTATGCTAGGAAAACAGCGGATACCGCAGGTATTGGAAAGTTGGCGGCCTTTGTAATCACTACGGCCTCTACTATTGCCCTCGCTAGGGTTATGGTAGAAGTAATCGTTGTTATACCGGAAAAGATTTCTGTAATGCTATTGCCATTAATTTCACAATTTGTGCTAATGGCACTGATCTGTGTAGTTTTGTATTACAATATAACCAGGGATTCCACAGATGAAAAGATGCCAGAACCCAGTAATCCGGCTCAATTTAGGAGCGCATTGGTTTTTGGGTTGCTCTATGGGCTAATTTTGTTGGCTGTGGCCTTTGCAAAGGAAGAGTTTGGTAATGAAGCTTTGTATACTGTTGCTATAATAAGTGGACTCACCGATGTGGACGCTATTACGCTGTCTTTATCTCAACTTATTAAAGGTGGTGCCTTGGAGGTTTCCACAGGATGGCGATTAATCTTGTTGGCCTCACTCTCCAATCTGATCTTTAAAGGGATTTTGGCAGCGATTTTGGGAACAAGGCTATTGGCTAAATGGATTGCCTATTCTTTTGGGGTAGCTGTTATTGTGGGAATATGCATAATTTGGCTGTGGCCATCAACTTGGCATTTTTAG